Proteins encoded in a region of the Zea mays cultivar B73 chromosome 4, Zm-B73-REFERENCE-NAM-5.0, whole genome shotgun sequence genome:
- the LOC100276132 gene encoding uncharacterized protein LOC100276132, producing MRMPRLPLLLKVAAAAAAGALALIVAARLRREDAVASLRREIREALTALVADDEDSDDAEENSSSPPPPSVLITGFRAHGKSSLVNTACRALAAEDGPLLLRAEASPPGGGSEGLRKLRMVKAVVAGSDVDGAGAGEGDVVELLDAPPLAETGKLTREDIDAAISSGDPECVVFILRCNAPTKERNAAIKRLPEISAAVRNKGLNLIIVLTFKKAMRSIRQAEELLREVSFRARTDCVYFIENYTWSNNGPNLHHPPVIRNDFETHFTVLTIIRQCLEFIKLNRSQSKSKKKTNGEQEKAPEPKLKNNPPAETNKQRQKLNESIVKPFLSSSET from the exons ATGCGCATGCCGCGGctgcccctcctcctcaaggtagCCGCGGCGGCGGCTGCCGGGGCGCTGGCGCTCATTGTCGCGGCGCGCCTCCGCAGGGAGGACGCCGTGGCCTCGCTCCGCCGGGAGATCCGCGAGGCACTCACGGCACTTGTCGCAGACGACGAGGACAGCGACGACGCCGAGGAGAACTCTTCCtccccgccgccgccgtccgtgCTGATCACGGGGTTCCGCGCCCACGGCAAGAGCTCGCTGGTCAACACGGCGTGCCGGGCGCTGGCGGCCGAGGACGGCCCTCTGCTGCTGcgggcggaggcttcaccgcccGGCGGCGGGAGCGAAGGGCTGAGGAAGCTCCGGATGGTCAAGGCCGTGGTGGCCGGGTCCGACGTCgacggcgcgggggcgggggagGGCGACGTGGTGGAGCTGCTGGACGCGCCGCCGCTCGCCGAGACCGGTAAGCTGACGAGGGAGGACATCGACGCCGCCATCAGCAGCGGGGACCCTGAGTGCGTTGTGTTCATTCTGCGCTGCAACGCGCCCACCAAGGAACGGAACGCCGCCATCAAGCGCCTCCCGGAGATTTCTGCCGCCGTCAGAAACAAAG GGCTTAATTTGATCATCGTGTTGACTTTTAAGAAGGCCATGAGATCCATTAGGCAGGCTGAAGAGCTTCTACGGGAGGTGTCGTTCAGGGCCAGAACTGATTGTGTCTACTTCATCGAGAACTACACCTGGAGCAACAACGGCCCCAACCTCCACCATCCCCCCGTCATCAGGAACGACTTCGAGACTCATTTCACGGTGCTGACAATCATTCGCCAGTGTCTTGAGTTCATCAAGCTAAACAGGAGCCAGTCCAAGAGCAAGAAAAAGACGAACGGCGAGCAGGAAAAAGCACCCGAGCCTAAACTTAAGAATAATCCACCTGCAGAAACTAACAAACAGCGCCAGAAACTCAACGAGTCCATTGTAAAACCTTTCCTCAGCAGTTCAGAAACTTGA
- the LOC542301 gene encoding histone H2B.5, translated as MAPKAEKKPAAKKVAEEEPSEKAAPAEKAPAGKKPKAEKRLPAGKSAGKEGGDKKGRKKAKKSVETYKIYIFKVLKQVHPDIGISSKAMSIMNSFINDIFEKLAAEAAKLARYNKKPTITSREIQTSVRLVLPGELAKHAVSEGTKAVTKFTSS; from the coding sequence ATGGCGCCCAAGGCGGAGAAGAAGCCGGCGGCGAAGAAGGTGGCGGAGGAGGAGCCCTCGGAGAAGGCGGCTCCGGCGGAGAAGGCCCCCGCGGGGAAGAAGCCCAAGGCGGAGAAGCGGCTACCTGCGGGCAAGTCCGCCGGCAAGGAGGGCGGCGACAAGAAGGGTAGGAAGAAGGCGAAGAAGAGCGTGGAGACCTACAAGATCTACATCTTCAAGGTCCTGAAGCAGGTGCACCCCGACATCGGCATCTCCTCCAAGGCCATGTCCATCATGAACTCCTTCATCAACGACATCTTCGAGAAGCTCGCCGCGGAGGCCGCCAAGCTCGCCCGGTACAACAAGAAGCCCACCATCACCTCCCGCGAGATCCAGACCTCCGTCCGCCTCGTCctccccggcgagctcgccaAGCACGCCGTCTCGGAGGGTACCAAGGCCGTCACCAAGTTCACCTCGTCTTAG